The following proteins are co-located in the Rhodococcus opacus B4 genome:
- a CDS encoding YnfA family protein, which yields MTVAKSVALFAVAALFEIGGAWLVWQGVREHRGWIWIGAGVAALGAYGFVATMQPDANFGRILAAYGGVFVAGSLIWGMVADGFRPDRWDVSGALICLLGMAVIMYAPR from the coding sequence GTGACGGTCGCGAAGTCGGTCGCACTGTTCGCCGTTGCGGCGCTGTTCGAGATCGGCGGCGCCTGGCTGGTCTGGCAAGGGGTCCGCGAGCACCGCGGCTGGATCTGGATCGGCGCCGGTGTGGCGGCGCTCGGAGCGTACGGGTTCGTCGCGACGATGCAGCCGGATGCCAATTTCGGCCGCATCCTCGCCGCCTACGGCGGCGTGTTCGTCGCGGGCTCGCTGATCTGGGGCATGGTGGCCGACGGGTTCCGGCCGGACCGGTGGGACGTGTCGGGGGCCCTCATCTGCCTGCTGGGCATGGCCGTCATCATGTACGCCCCACGCTGA
- the mtr gene encoding mycothione reductase: protein MTHFDLAIIGSGSGNSLPDDRFADKKIAILEEGTYGGTCLNVGCIPTKMFVYAAEVARTVTGSAKYGVDAQLEGVRWPDIVKRVFGRIDPISAGGERYRAEDSPNTTLFRGHATFVGPRTLDTGTGEVITADQVVIAAGSRPIIPGVVRESGVRYYTNDDIMRLPELPERMVIIGAGFIAAEFAHVFSALGTRVSLIARSSRLLRHLDDDVSRRFTDLAERKWDVHRGHAVAAVRRDGDGVAVELADGTVVSGDVLLVATGRQSNGDAIGAAAGGVDLDDEGRVVVDEFQRTGAEGVFALGDVSSPYQLKHVANHEARVVQHNLLQGAWTDTSGLRSSDHRFVPAAVFTDPQIAHVGLTEAEAREAGWDVTVKVQAYGDVAYGWAMEDDEGLCKVVAERGTGRLLGAHVIGAQAPTVIQPLIQAMSFGQTAQQMARGQYWIHPGLPEVVENALLGLDLPSE from the coding sequence GTGACGCACTTCGATCTGGCCATCATCGGTTCGGGGTCCGGCAATTCGCTGCCCGACGACCGGTTCGCCGACAAGAAGATCGCGATCCTCGAGGAGGGCACGTACGGCGGAACGTGCCTGAACGTGGGCTGCATCCCGACGAAGATGTTCGTCTACGCCGCGGAGGTGGCCCGCACGGTCACGGGGTCCGCGAAGTACGGCGTCGACGCGCAACTCGAGGGTGTGCGCTGGCCCGACATCGTGAAGCGGGTTTTCGGCCGCATCGACCCGATCTCGGCCGGCGGGGAACGCTACCGCGCCGAGGACAGCCCGAACACGACGCTGTTCCGCGGGCACGCGACGTTCGTGGGACCGCGGACCCTCGACACCGGGACCGGGGAAGTGATCACGGCCGATCAGGTGGTGATCGCCGCGGGGTCGCGGCCGATCATTCCCGGCGTCGTCCGGGAGTCGGGCGTGCGGTACTACACGAACGACGACATCATGCGGCTGCCGGAACTACCCGAGCGCATGGTGATCATCGGCGCGGGATTCATCGCCGCCGAGTTCGCGCACGTGTTCTCCGCGCTGGGCACCCGGGTGTCGCTGATCGCGCGCAGCTCACGCCTGCTGCGCCACCTCGACGACGACGTCTCCCGCCGGTTCACCGATCTCGCCGAGCGGAAGTGGGACGTGCACCGCGGGCACGCCGTGGCGGCCGTGCGCCGGGACGGCGACGGGGTCGCCGTCGAGCTCGCGGACGGCACCGTCGTGTCGGGCGACGTTCTGCTGGTGGCCACCGGGCGGCAGTCGAACGGTGACGCCATCGGGGCTGCCGCCGGTGGCGTCGACCTCGACGACGAGGGACGCGTCGTGGTCGACGAGTTCCAACGGACCGGTGCCGAAGGCGTTTTCGCGCTCGGCGACGTCTCCTCTCCCTACCAGCTCAAGCACGTCGCCAACCACGAGGCCCGGGTCGTTCAGCACAATCTCCTGCAGGGCGCGTGGACGGACACGTCGGGGCTGCGCTCCTCGGACCACCGGTTCGTTCCCGCGGCCGTGTTCACCGATCCGCAGATCGCGCACGTCGGGCTCACCGAGGCCGAGGCCCGCGAGGCGGGCTGGGACGTCACGGTGAAGGTGCAGGCCTACGGCGACGTCGCGTACGGGTGGGCCATGGAGGACGACGAGGGACTCTGCAAGGTCGTCGCCGAACGCGGCACCGGGCGTCTGCTGGGTGCGCACGTGATCGGCGCTCAGGCGCCGACGGTGATCCAGCCGCTGATCCAGGCGATGAGCTTCGGCCAGACGGCGCAGCAGATGGCGCGGGGGCAGTACTGGATCCATCCGGGGCTGCCCGAGGTGGTCGAGAACGCCCTCCTCGGCCTCGACCTGCCGTCCGAGTGA
- a CDS encoding alpha/beta hydrolase → MTTWAPDVLGDGYQQLTIPLGTDPDGEGEVKATLIRYQPPQETRKTGRAVLYVHGFTDYFFQKHLAEHFAEQGYAFFALDLRKCGRSLEPGQTPHFVSDLSLYDAELDEALRQVREQTADGEVLLVAHSTGGLVLPLWLHRLQRKAGGTAALGISGVILNSPWFDLQGPSYLRNVGTVAVDAVGRVKRKSIIPKTGLDTYGVSLHVEGNGIWNYNLDWKPLSGFPVTFGWLRAVRRGHAQLHRGLDIGVPALILRSKASYFAPRYDPRVDTADAVLDVRQIARWAGCLGDRTTIVPIPGARHDVFLSSDEPRAQAFAEVDLWLEWLHGHNSAEAAR, encoded by the coding sequence GTGACTACTTGGGCTCCCGACGTTCTCGGCGACGGATATCAACAGCTGACCATCCCTCTCGGCACCGACCCCGACGGCGAGGGCGAGGTGAAGGCGACGCTGATCCGGTACCAGCCCCCGCAGGAGACGAGGAAGACCGGCCGCGCCGTGCTCTACGTCCACGGATTCACCGATTACTTCTTCCAGAAGCACCTGGCCGAGCACTTCGCCGAACAGGGTTACGCGTTCTTCGCCCTCGATCTGCGCAAGTGCGGACGCTCGCTCGAACCGGGGCAGACGCCGCACTTCGTCTCCGACCTGAGCCTCTACGACGCCGAACTGGACGAGGCGTTGCGCCAGGTCCGGGAACAGACCGCCGACGGGGAGGTCCTGCTGGTCGCGCATTCGACCGGCGGACTGGTGCTGCCGCTGTGGCTGCACCGCCTGCAGCGCAAGGCGGGCGGCACCGCAGCCCTCGGCATCAGCGGGGTCATCCTCAACAGCCCGTGGTTCGACCTGCAGGGTCCGTCGTACCTGCGGAACGTCGGCACGGTGGCCGTCGACGCGGTCGGGCGGGTCAAGCGCAAGTCGATCATCCCGAAGACCGGGCTCGACACGTACGGCGTGAGCCTGCACGTGGAGGGCAACGGCATCTGGAACTACAACCTCGACTGGAAGCCGCTGAGCGGTTTCCCCGTCACGTTCGGGTGGCTGCGCGCGGTGCGCCGCGGGCACGCCCAGTTGCACCGAGGGCTCGACATCGGGGTTCCCGCCCTGATCCTGCGGTCCAAGGCGTCGTACTTCGCGCCGCGGTACGACCCCCGGGTCGACACCGCGGACGCGGTCCTCGACGTCCGGCAGATCGCGCGCTGGGCGGGATGCCTCGGCGACCGCACCACGATCGTGCCCATCCCGGGCGCCCGTCACGACGTGTTCCTGTCCTCCGACGAGCCCCGCGCCCAGGCCTTCGCCGAGGTGGACCTCTGGCTCGAGTGGCTGCACGGCCACAACTCCGCAGAGGCCGCGCGGTGA
- the mqo gene encoding malate dehydrogenase (quinone): MDKEVDTPVSDQNAVETKTDVVLVGAGIMSATLGAILRQVQPDWSITTFERLDAVAAESSDPWNNAGTGHSALCELNYTPQNADGTVDITKAVNVNEQFQVSRQFWAHAVESGVLTQPKEFINPIPHVSFVHGEANAKYLRARYDALAGHPLFAGMEYIDAPDEFTRRLPLMAKGRDFSDPIALNWTQDGTDVDFGALTKQLLGYVGASGGVVHFGHEVTDLTKQSDGSWVVKVTNRRNGAKKVVRAKFVFVGAGGGALHLLQKSGIAEAKGFGGFPVSGAFLRCTNPELIDQHRAKVYGKAAVGAPPMSVPHLDTRVIGSKPGLLFGPYAGWSPKFLKQGRVTDLPSSVKPNNLLSMLGVGVSELGLVKYLISELAMSEAGRIETLREFVPKALGKDWELITAGQRVQVIRRAKGKGGVLEFGTAVVNAGDGSIAGLLGASPGASTAVPAMLDVLQRCFPAQYESWKPKLQEMVPSLGVKLSDDTGLFSQVWDWTSKVLQLDTSKVEDASVAV; the protein is encoded by the coding sequence ATGGACAAGGAAGTCGATACTCCAGTGTCAGATCAGAATGCGGTAGAGACGAAAACGGATGTAGTGCTGGTTGGCGCGGGCATCATGAGCGCGACGCTGGGAGCGATCCTGCGTCAGGTGCAGCCCGATTGGTCGATCACCACATTCGAGCGGCTCGACGCAGTAGCCGCCGAGAGCAGCGACCCGTGGAACAACGCGGGCACCGGCCACTCCGCGCTGTGTGAGCTCAATTACACCCCGCAGAACGCCGACGGCACCGTGGACATCACGAAAGCCGTCAACGTGAACGAGCAGTTCCAGGTGTCGCGGCAGTTCTGGGCGCACGCCGTCGAGAGCGGTGTGCTGACGCAGCCCAAGGAGTTCATCAACCCCATCCCGCACGTGAGCTTCGTGCACGGCGAGGCCAACGCGAAGTACCTGCGGGCCCGCTACGACGCCCTTGCCGGCCACCCCCTCTTCGCGGGCATGGAGTACATCGACGCCCCCGACGAGTTCACCCGCCGCCTGCCGTTGATGGCGAAGGGCCGCGACTTCAGCGATCCGATCGCCCTCAACTGGACCCAGGACGGCACCGACGTCGACTTCGGCGCCCTCACCAAGCAGCTCCTCGGCTACGTCGGCGCGTCCGGCGGCGTCGTCCACTTCGGACACGAGGTCACCGACCTCACCAAGCAGTCCGACGGCAGCTGGGTGGTCAAGGTCACCAATCGCCGCAATGGTGCGAAGAAGGTCGTGCGCGCCAAGTTCGTGTTCGTCGGCGCAGGCGGCGGTGCACTGCACCTGCTGCAGAAGTCCGGCATCGCGGAGGCCAAGGGCTTCGGCGGGTTCCCCGTCAGCGGCGCGTTCCTGCGCTGCACCAACCCGGAACTCATCGACCAGCACCGTGCCAAGGTCTACGGCAAGGCCGCGGTCGGCGCGCCCCCCATGTCGGTTCCGCACCTCGACACCCGCGTGATCGGCAGCAAGCCCGGACTGCTGTTCGGTCCGTACGCCGGCTGGTCGCCCAAGTTCCTCAAGCAGGGCCGCGTCACCGATCTGCCCAGCTCGGTCAAGCCGAACAACCTCCTGTCGATGCTGGGCGTCGGTGTCAGTGAACTCGGTCTCGTCAAGTACCTGATCAGTGAGCTCGCGATGTCCGAGGCCGGCCGCATCGAGACCCTGCGGGAATTCGTCCCGAAGGCACTCGGCAAGGACTGGGAACTCATCACCGCAGGCCAGCGCGTCCAGGTCATCCGCCGCGCCAAGGGCAAGGGCGGCGTCCTCGAATTCGGCACCGCCGTGGTGAACGCCGGCGACGGCAGCATCGCGGGCCTGCTCGGCGCCTCGCCGGGCGCCTCGACCGCCGTGCCGGCGATGCTCGACGTCCTGCAGCGGTGCTTCCCGGCCCAGTACGAGTCGTGGAAGCCGAAGCTTCAGGAAATGGTCCCGTCGCTGGGCGTGAAGCTCTCCGACGACACCGGCCTGTTCTCGCAGGTGTGGGACTGGACGTCGAAGGTTCTGCAGCTCGACACCAGCAAGGTGGAGGACGCGTCGGTCGCGGTCTGA
- a CDS encoding GNAT family N-acetyltransferase — protein MTATAALKRSWALDLDNKTLYELLRLRVEVFVVEQACPYPELDGRDLLAETRHFWLEQDGQVVCTLRLLEEHADGNKSFRIGRLCTARPARGQGHTTRLLRAALAEVGDAPCRINAQTYLVDMYAKHGFKPDGEEFVEDGIPHVPMRRGGGAPYEVAEAAPSSAGQ, from the coding sequence ATGACGGCAACCGCAGCACTCAAGCGTTCGTGGGCTCTCGATCTCGACAACAAGACGCTCTACGAGTTGCTCCGGCTTCGCGTAGAGGTCTTCGTCGTCGAGCAGGCGTGCCCGTACCCGGAACTCGACGGCCGGGACCTGCTGGCCGAGACGCGCCACTTCTGGCTGGAGCAGGACGGTCAGGTGGTCTGCACGCTGCGCCTCCTCGAGGAGCACGCCGACGGCAACAAGTCGTTCCGCATCGGCCGGCTGTGCACGGCGCGGCCGGCCCGGGGGCAAGGACACACGACGCGTCTGCTGCGCGCCGCGCTCGCGGAGGTCGGCGACGCGCCGTGCCGGATCAACGCGCAGACGTACCTCGTGGACATGTACGCCAAGCACGGTTTCAAGCCGGACGGTGAGGAGTTCGTCGAGGACGGAATCCCGCACGTCCCCATGCGTCGCGGCGGCGGTGCCCCGTACGAGGTGGCGGAGGCGGCCCCGTCGAGTGCGGGGCAGTGA
- a CDS encoding magnesium chelatase subunit D family protein codes for MDQVRPDFSWGFPFSAVVGQDRLRLALVLCAVHPGIGGVLVRGEKGTAKSTVVRALTALLPAVQDENGTRPARLIELPVGATEDRVVGSLDLEKVLRDGERAFQPGLLSAAHQGVLYVDEVNLLHDHLVDVLLDAAAMGRVHVERDGISHSHAARFVMVGTMNPEEGELRPQLLDRFGLAVDVAASREVDVRMEVVRRRLDFERDPAGFVERYAEQDAALAAAILAARDRLDSVVLDDVELRRIASLCASFDVDGMRADLVLARTATAHAAWRGAGAVEAEDVRVAAELTLPHRRRRDPFDEPGLDEQQLDDALRQADEDARSGGGEQPEQEPGTPPTAPPAADGADTDPEGPDDPDGPGGGAPAPPERPAGPTGTQFTTKLLEVPGVGEGAPGRRSRSRSSRGRAVRSTAESGHGLHLVGTLFAAAGQQVARGRTTGRMILDSVDLRGAIREGREGNLVVFVVDASGSMAARDRLSAVTGAVVSLLRDAYQRRDKVAVITVRGRAAELVLPPTSSVDIAVRRLQGMKTGGKSPLAEGFLRAREVVLRERLRDPQRRALVVALTDGRATGGKDALHRAKVAAGLLADSAVASVVVDCESGMVRLGLAAELARRLRGGYVRLGELSAQQVAGVVRAAA; via the coding sequence GTGGACCAGGTTCGACCCGACTTTTCGTGGGGTTTTCCGTTCAGTGCGGTGGTCGGCCAGGACCGGTTGCGGCTGGCCCTCGTCCTCTGCGCGGTCCATCCCGGCATCGGCGGCGTCCTCGTCCGCGGTGAGAAGGGGACGGCCAAGTCGACGGTGGTCCGTGCTCTCACCGCGTTGCTGCCCGCGGTGCAGGACGAGAACGGCACCCGCCCGGCGCGGCTGATCGAATTGCCCGTCGGAGCCACGGAAGACCGCGTCGTCGGTTCCCTCGATCTGGAGAAGGTGCTGCGCGACGGTGAGCGCGCGTTCCAGCCCGGACTGCTGTCGGCCGCGCATCAGGGTGTGCTCTACGTCGACGAGGTCAATCTGCTGCACGACCATCTGGTGGACGTGCTTCTCGACGCGGCGGCGATGGGCCGCGTGCACGTCGAACGGGACGGCATCTCGCATTCGCACGCCGCCCGGTTCGTGATGGTCGGCACGATGAATCCTGAGGAAGGTGAGCTCCGGCCGCAGCTCCTCGACCGCTTCGGGCTGGCCGTGGACGTGGCCGCGTCGCGGGAGGTGGACGTGCGCATGGAGGTGGTGCGGCGTCGTCTGGACTTCGAGCGCGACCCCGCGGGGTTCGTCGAGCGCTACGCCGAGCAGGACGCCGCCCTCGCCGCGGCCATCCTCGCGGCCCGCGACCGGCTCGACTCCGTCGTGCTCGACGACGTCGAGTTGCGCCGAATCGCTTCTCTCTGTGCGTCGTTCGATGTGGACGGCATGCGCGCCGATCTCGTCCTCGCCCGCACGGCGACCGCGCACGCCGCGTGGCGGGGCGCCGGGGCCGTCGAGGCGGAGGACGTGCGAGTGGCCGCCGAACTGACCCTGCCGCACCGCCGCCGCCGGGATCCGTTCGACGAACCCGGTCTCGACGAACAGCAACTCGACGACGCTCTCCGGCAGGCCGACGAGGATGCGCGGTCCGGCGGCGGGGAACAGCCGGAGCAGGAACCCGGAACTCCGCCCACCGCACCGCCCGCGGCGGACGGCGCGGACACCGACCCCGAGGGTCCCGACGATCCGGACGGGCCCGGCGGCGGCGCACCGGCACCCCCGGAGCGCCCGGCCGGGCCGACCGGCACCCAGTTCACCACCAAACTCCTCGAGGTACCCGGAGTCGGCGAGGGCGCGCCGGGCCGGCGCTCACGTTCCCGCTCGTCGCGCGGTCGCGCGGTGCGCTCGACCGCCGAGTCTGGGCACGGACTCCACCTCGTGGGCACGCTCTTCGCCGCAGCCGGGCAGCAGGTGGCCCGCGGCCGGACCACCGGGCGGATGATCCTCGATTCCGTCGATCTGCGCGGAGCGATCCGCGAAGGCCGCGAGGGCAACCTCGTGGTGTTCGTCGTGGACGCATCCGGGTCGATGGCGGCCCGTGACCGGTTGTCGGCCGTGACCGGCGCCGTCGTCTCACTGCTCCGCGACGCGTACCAGCGCCGCGACAAGGTGGCGGTGATCACGGTCCGCGGACGGGCCGCGGAACTCGTCCTGCCGCCCACCTCGTCGGTCGACATCGCCGTCCGCCGTCTGCAGGGAATGAAGACGGGCGGCAAGTCTCCACTGGCAGAAGGATTTCTGCGCGCGCGCGAGGTCGTGTTGCGGGAACGGCTCCGCGACCCGCAGCGCCGCGCCCTCGTCGTCGCGCTGACCGACGGGCGGGCGACCGGCGGTAAGGATGCGTTGCACCGTGCGAAGGTGGCCGCGGGGCTGCTCGCCGACAGCGCGGTCGCGTCCGTGGTCGTCGACTGCGAGAGCGGGATGGTCCGGCTCGGGCTGGCCGCGGAGCTGGCCCGCCGGTTGCGGGGTGGGTACGTCCGGCTCGGCGAATTGTCCGCGCAGCAGGTCGCGGGCGTCGTCCGCGCCGCGGCCTGA
- the cobO gene encoding cob(I)yrinic acid a,c-diamide adenosyltransferase, with protein MPKGVPENVPDDGLTTRQRRNAPVLAVHTGPGKGKSTAAFGMALRAWNQGFDVGVFQFVKSAKWKVGEEAAFRALGQLHDDTGAGGAVQWHKMGEGWSWTRKHGSEEDHAAAAAEGWTEIARRLGSEEHRFYVLDEFTYPLKWGWVDVDEVVEVLRNRPGNQHVVITGRDAPQALIDAADLVTEMTKIKHPMDAGRKGQRGIEW; from the coding sequence ATGCCCAAGGGTGTTCCCGAGAACGTTCCCGACGATGGCCTCACCACGCGTCAACGGCGCAACGCTCCCGTGCTCGCGGTCCACACCGGACCGGGCAAGGGGAAGTCGACGGCCGCGTTCGGCATGGCGCTGCGCGCCTGGAATCAGGGATTCGACGTCGGAGTGTTCCAATTCGTCAAGAGCGCCAAGTGGAAGGTGGGGGAGGAAGCCGCGTTCCGCGCGCTCGGTCAGTTGCACGACGACACCGGTGCCGGCGGGGCCGTGCAGTGGCACAAGATGGGCGAGGGCTGGTCGTGGACGCGTAAGCACGGCAGCGAGGAAGACCACGCCGCCGCGGCCGCCGAGGGGTGGACCGAGATCGCGCGCAGGCTGGGCTCCGAGGAGCACCGCTTCTACGTGCTCGACGAGTTCACCTATCCCCTGAAGTGGGGGTGGGTCGACGTCGACGAGGTGGTCGAGGTCCTGCGGAACCGGCCGGGCAACCAGCACGTGGTGATCACGGGCCGCGACGCCCCGCAGGCGCTGATCGACGCGGCGGACCTGGTGACGGAAATGACGAAGATCAAGCATCCGATGGACGCAGGCCGGAAGGGCCAGCGAGGCATCGAGTGGTGA